Proteins found in one Labrenzia sp. VG12 genomic segment:
- a CDS encoding Fur family transcriptional regulator, with amino-acid sequence MNAQAHPELTKNQALVFGSLSEADGPLTAYAILDLLRDSGFRAPLQVYRALDKLVDYGLVHRLESLNAFVACSHKGCGGHGAAAFAICETCGLVTEFTPEKAIGLLKDWTKEQGFQLTRTTIELRGRCSRCGANA; translated from the coding sequence GTGAACGCTCAGGCTCACCCCGAACTGACAAAAAACCAGGCCTTGGTCTTCGGGTCGCTGTCGGAGGCTGACGGTCCGCTGACCGCCTACGCGATTCTCGATCTCTTGCGCGACAGCGGGTTTCGTGCACCTTTGCAAGTCTACCGTGCGCTGGACAAGCTGGTTGATTACGGGCTCGTTCACCGTCTGGAGAGCCTCAATGCCTTTGTCGCCTGCAGCCACAAGGGCTGCGGAGGGCACGGTGCGGCGGCTTTCGCGATTTGTGAGACCTGCGGACTGGTGACCGAATTCACGCCTGAAAAGGCCATTGGATTGCTGAAAGACTGGACGAAAGAACAGGGCTTTCAACTGACCAGGACCACGATAGAACTGCGGGGCAGGTGCAGTCGGTGCGGAGCCAATGCCTGA
- a CDS encoding Gfo/Idh/MocA family protein produces MADALGIGIIGCGTISRTYLELAPRFSGLDIRACADLNRKAAEERASEFGLRAETVHDLLLADDIELIVNLTVPDAHYMVSHEILAHGKHVYSEKPLALSLREGQALSDYAKKKKKLVGCAPDTFLGGAHQTARQVVDDGLIGDILGGTCHVMSHGMEAWHPNPDFFYKPGGGPILDLGPYYIACLLNLIGPVKRVTAMTSTPFRSRTIGHGSRKGERIDVETPTTIHAILEFQNGATVTLTASWDVWAHGHAPMELYGTKGSMFVPDPNFFGGEVRLADRAGAIRTLNGADHPFSAANIEDNGVQRANYRAAGLADMAQSVLSGGGFRCSLDRALHAVDVMVSILKSGETGSFVDIEHPTTRPEALGAAEAALLLR; encoded by the coding sequence ATGGCGGATGCGCTGGGTATTGGCATTATCGGATGCGGTACGATCTCCCGGACCTATTTGGAACTGGCGCCCAGATTTTCCGGCCTCGACATTCGAGCCTGTGCGGACCTGAACAGGAAAGCTGCGGAGGAGCGCGCGTCCGAATTCGGTCTTCGCGCTGAAACCGTGCATGACCTGCTCCTGGCGGACGATATCGAGCTGATCGTCAATCTAACCGTGCCAGATGCCCACTACATGGTGTCCCACGAAATTCTGGCTCACGGCAAACATGTCTATTCGGAAAAGCCCCTGGCCCTGTCCCTGCGCGAGGGGCAAGCCCTGAGTGATTATGCCAAGAAGAAAAAGAAGCTGGTGGGATGCGCACCAGACACCTTTCTGGGCGGCGCGCACCAGACCGCCAGACAGGTTGTCGATGATGGGCTGATCGGCGACATCCTCGGTGGTACCTGTCATGTGATGAGCCATGGCATGGAAGCCTGGCATCCAAATCCCGACTTCTTTTACAAACCGGGTGGTGGGCCCATTCTCGATCTTGGACCCTACTACATTGCGTGTCTGCTCAACCTGATCGGGCCGGTGAAGCGGGTCACGGCGATGACCTCCACACCTTTCAGATCCCGCACGATTGGCCACGGTTCGCGCAAGGGCGAACGGATTGACGTGGAAACCCCGACCACGATCCATGCCATTCTCGAATTTCAAAACGGAGCAACCGTCACATTGACTGCCAGCTGGGACGTGTGGGCACATGGCCACGCGCCGATGGAGCTCTACGGCACCAAGGGATCGATGTTTGTGCCGGATCCCAATTTTTTCGGCGGTGAGGTGCGGCTGGCGGACCGGGCGGGTGCCATCCGGACCCTGAACGGCGCGGATCATCCGTTCAGCGCCGCCAATATCGAGGACAACGGAGTGCAGCGTGCCAACTATCGCGCCGCCGGGCTGGCCGACATGGCGCAATCGGTGCTGAGCGGAGGTGGCTTCCGCTGCTCGCTCGATCGCGCGCTCCATGCTGTGGACGTCATGGTATCCATTCTCAAATCTGGTGAAACCGGGAGTTTCGTCGACATAGAACATCCGACGACGCGGCCGGAAGCACTGGGAGCCGCGGAAGCGGCTTTGCTGCTGCGCTGA
- a CDS encoding NnrU family protein — MALLIAGLVLFLGIHFLPMFRSVRSGLISTLGENGYKGGFTLVAAAGLGLTIYGYGVARFDGPPIVYDPPFWLRHVTMLLMVPVFIFLAAAYVPCRIQKTLKHPMLVAVKLWAFSHLLANGDLASVLLFGGFLLWAVVDRISVKRRGEGAGQIAATAGDPGKYSDMVVILIGLALYGAFVWKLHAWLIGVPVG; from the coding sequence ATGGCGCTGTTGATTGCCGGCTTGGTGCTTTTTTTGGGAATTCATTTTCTGCCGATGTTCCGCTCGGTGCGGTCAGGCTTGATCTCCACACTGGGCGAAAACGGCTACAAGGGGGGGTTCACGCTCGTTGCCGCTGCCGGCCTCGGCCTGACGATCTATGGCTATGGCGTTGCGCGGTTCGACGGCCCGCCGATCGTTTACGATCCGCCGTTCTGGTTGCGTCACGTCACCATGCTTCTGATGGTGCCGGTGTTTATCTTTCTGGCCGCTGCCTACGTTCCCTGCCGGATCCAGAAGACCTTGAAACATCCCATGCTGGTGGCGGTGAAACTCTGGGCGTTCTCGCATCTTCTTGCCAATGGAGACCTGGCTTCGGTGCTGCTGTTCGGCGGGTTTCTTCTCTGGGCGGTCGTCGATCGGATCTCCGTGAAGCGTCGCGGCGAAGGGGCCGGGCAGATTGCCGCTACGGCAGGAGATCCTGGCAAATATTCCGACATGGTCGTGATTCTGATCGGGCTGGCGCTGTATGGGGCCTTCGTCTGGAAACTGCACGCCTGGCTGATCGGCGTGCCGGTCGGCTAA
- a CDS encoding tetratricopeptide repeat protein codes for MSDIFREVDEDIRQEKYRRLWDRFGPWVIAVAVLIVVGTGGYRGWLYWQEQQSQAAGDTFFDAVQLSEQEQYQEAAALYGELESSIGGYPALAKLRQATDLANAGQIEEALAEFDSLSRDTSLDVAVRDVAALRAAYLAVDLDAYDAVADRVERLSADNSPFRAASREILALSAWKNGNIEAAREWLSALEEDAETPVDVSRRVAVLAGLIRASNGDAAPAGQAEREGTDQ; via the coding sequence ATGTCTGACATTTTTCGTGAAGTCGATGAAGATATCCGCCAGGAAAAATACCGTCGGCTTTGGGACCGTTTTGGTCCTTGGGTTATTGCCGTCGCAGTCCTGATTGTGGTCGGTACCGGAGGGTATCGCGGCTGGCTCTATTGGCAGGAGCAGCAATCTCAGGCGGCCGGCGACACGTTTTTTGATGCTGTGCAGCTGTCGGAACAGGAACAGTACCAGGAAGCTGCGGCGCTTTACGGCGAACTGGAATCGTCAATTGGCGGCTATCCGGCTCTGGCGAAGCTGCGTCAGGCAACCGATCTGGCCAATGCGGGTCAAATTGAAGAAGCGCTGGCCGAGTTTGACAGCCTGTCCCGGGACACCAGCCTTGACGTGGCCGTGCGCGACGTCGCTGCATTGAGAGCTGCATACCTCGCCGTTGATCTGGACGCGTATGATGCGGTCGCCGACCGGGTTGAGCGTTTGTCTGCCGACAACAGTCCCTTTCGTGCAGCGTCACGTGAAATTCTGGCTCTAAGCGCTTGGAAAAACGGCAATATTGAAGCCGCGCGTGAGTGGCTGAGCGCCCTGGAAGAAGATGCCGAGACACCGGTGGATGTCAGCCGGCGTGTTGCCGTGCTCGCGGGTCTCATCCGTGCCAGCAACGGTGACGCCGCGCCCGCAGGCCAGGCGGAACGTGAAGGAACCGATCAGTGA
- a CDS encoding PQQ-binding-like beta-propeller repeat protein, with product MSFVSFSHRSRGVFGVLALSIALTGCGSVSDFAGSVNPFSREKILPGERQPVFDGADPAAVAAGQSARIGNATGGQTWTTAGGGLTNDPGNVAVSVSGNRAWRAQVGSSGRGLTSAALRLSSRPVSDGSRIYVYKPNGEVVALSTGGGRQWTQNLRPEGERDVGPGGGVTVAGGTVYAATSYRQVAALEAGSGREIWKVDIDTPARGAPVAGNGHVFVVTQSNEVYALNQSDGSIAWTYAGIEETAGLLSAANPAISGNRVIVPFSSGEIMAINIKDGEPAWIDGVSRGFRTLALSGLADVSASPVVAGNTVYATGVSGRTVAVDARTGQRRWEQNLGSVHTPVVSGSALFMVDLDDRMVALDLKNGETLWATALPRPEKKKKRRNWAGPILANGSLVAFSSDGQIAMVDAASGNTMLTQRTNTDVYVTPIVAGGRVVVLTGNDGVAAFN from the coding sequence GTGAGTTTTGTGAGTTTCTCCCACCGCAGCCGCGGTGTGTTCGGCGTCCTCGCCCTGTCGATCGCGCTCACCGGATGTGGTTCCGTGAGTGATTTCGCCGGAAGCGTCAATCCGTTCAGCCGCGAAAAGATCCTGCCGGGCGAACGCCAGCCGGTGTTCGACGGGGCCGATCCCGCAGCAGTCGCTGCCGGCCAGAGTGCCAGGATCGGCAACGCAACGGGCGGACAGACCTGGACCACTGCCGGCGGCGGCCTGACCAACGATCCTGGTAATGTGGCTGTCTCCGTATCCGGCAACCGCGCCTGGCGCGCACAGGTCGGTTCTTCCGGCCGTGGATTGACGTCGGCGGCATTGCGCCTGTCTTCTCGTCCGGTCAGCGACGGCAGCCGGATTTATGTCTACAAGCCGAATGGGGAAGTGGTGGCACTATCCACCGGCGGTGGCCGCCAGTGGACGCAGAACCTCCGCCCTGAAGGTGAGCGCGATGTTGGCCCGGGCGGCGGTGTGACGGTCGCCGGCGGCACGGTCTATGCCGCGACAAGCTATCGCCAGGTGGCCGCGCTCGAAGCCGGCTCCGGCCGGGAAATCTGGAAGGTCGACATCGACACGCCCGCACGCGGCGCGCCCGTTGCCGGGAACGGTCATGTTTTTGTCGTAACCCAGTCCAACGAAGTCTATGCCCTCAATCAATCCGACGGTTCCATTGCCTGGACCTATGCTGGGATTGAGGAAACCGCTGGACTGCTATCTGCAGCCAATCCGGCGATTTCGGGCAATCGCGTGATTGTTCCGTTCTCTTCCGGTGAGATCATGGCGATCAACATCAAGGACGGGGAACCGGCCTGGATCGATGGTGTGTCCCGCGGCTTCCGCACACTTGCCCTGTCCGGTCTTGCGGATGTGTCGGCCAGCCCGGTTGTTGCCGGCAACACGGTTTACGCGACCGGCGTCTCCGGCCGCACCGTGGCCGTCGACGCACGCACAGGCCAGCGTCGCTGGGAACAGAACCTGGGCAGCGTGCATACGCCTGTCGTATCCGGCAGCGCCCTTTTCATGGTGGATCTCGACGACCGCATGGTGGCACTTGACCTGAAGAATGGCGAGACGCTCTGGGCGACGGCACTGCCGCGTCCGGAGAAAAAGAAAAAACGCCGCAACTGGGCCGGGCCGATCCTGGCCAATGGCTCGCTGGTGGCTTTTTCAAGCGACGGTCAGATCGCCATGGTGGATGCCGCGTCCGGTAACACCATGCTGACGCAGCGGACCAACACCGATGTCTATGTCACGCCGATCGTGGCTGGCGGGCGGGTCGTCGTGTTGACCGGCAATGACGGCGTCGCCGCCTTCAACTAG